The nucleotide window CGCCAGTGCTGGTCGAACCATTGCAGTCGCACTTCGGCGGTAATATTTTTCCGATCAATGACGGGGTGGCCCTCGCCGTCCACGTACGGATCATTGCCGCGACGGTGTTCACGATCGGCCGCAATGGGCTGCGAGCCGGGACCCGCGAAGCCACGTTGCTTGCTCCCTGCTCTCTACACCCCCAACACTATTGCTACGGAGCCGGTAGTCGTTATCGCGGTTTAGTCTTTTGCAATGCTCTTCCTCGGCGAGTTTGCCACGCCGGGACCTTGCAATCGGTAGAGTGGCTGAGCGGGCATCTGCCGGCCACCTCGACTCGGTGCTCCTGATCGCTCCGGCGGCCCCAGCCGAGAGATCGGAGGTCGGCGCTTTAGAACAGGGCAGCTTGTAACTTTCGGTGCTTGCGGAGAACGTGGTTCCGCAGACAGATAGGAAGTGGCTTCGTTGCTGGCCACAATCGTGGGTCGTTTTCGTTCAGGGAAACCACGCGATCATTGTCACAGCGTTCTTCGTAGTCTTCAAGTACAGTCATTTATTTGTTCTCAGTATTTCCGCCGCGTCGGCGCGAGATGAGGAGACCTGCAGGTGGACGATATTTTCCAGCAATTGCGGCAAGCGATTATTGACGGCATGCCTTCTATGGCGAAGGTAGCGGCGCAGAGGGCGCTGGCGGACGGCGTGGAGCCGATGCTGGCGCTCAACACGGCCTGTGTGCCGGCGATGGACTACGTCGGCGAACGTTTTGGCTGCCGGGAGATGTTCCTGCCTGACGTGCTCGCATCTAGTGAGGCGATGAAGGCCGCCGTTGCCGTGCTCGAGCCCGAGATGAGGAAACGGGGCGATCGGCGCGAGGTTCATGGCCGGGTCATTTTGGGCACTGTAAGGGGCGACATCCATGAGATTGGAAAAGGATTGGTCGGCATCCTTCTGGGGGCCAGCGGTTTTGAAGTGCACGACCTTGGCGTTGGCGTTTCGCCAGAGGTATTTGCGGCCAAAGCGCGCGAACTGAAGGCCGATATCGTCGGCGTTTCGGCGCTGCTCACCACGACGATGAATCTGCAGCGCGACGTTGTGCAGCGTTTCGATCGCGAGGGGCTGCGGCCGGCGGTCAAGGTGATCGTCGGTGGCGCACCCGTGTCGCAGAAGTGGGCGACGGAGATCGGAGCTGATGGCTATGGCAAAGACGCGATGAGCGCGGTCGCACTGGCGCGCAACCTGATGAAAAAGGATCGACCGTGAGACCGAAACTGGAATTGCTCGATCGCGATCTCGTCCGGCGCATCCTGGAAGAAGCATTTCAACTGATCGACGAGGTTGGCGTAAGAGTGCAGACGCCCGAAGTGATAGAAATGCT belongs to Terriglobia bacterium and includes:
- a CDS encoding corrinoid protein is translated as MDDIFQQLRQAIIDGMPSMAKVAAQRALADGVEPMLALNTACVPAMDYVGERFGCREMFLPDVLASSEAMKAAVAVLEPEMRKRGDRREVHGRVILGTVRGDIHEIGKGLVGILLGASGFEVHDLGVGVSPEVFAAKARELKADIVGVSALLTTTMNLQRDVVQRFDREGLRPAVKVIVGGAPVSQKWATEIGADGYGKDAMSAVALARNLMKKDRP